The genomic DNA aatgaatctaaaatatatgaaagtctaatgtttatcagtacattacagaaaataatgaactttattacaatatgctatttttttttttttagaaggactagtacttGTTCCTCCAAGTATGTAGAGTACATCATAACAATTGGGACAATTTTTGCCCCATTATTGGACCGCCTTAAAAGATTATTCAGAGCGTTATTCATATTTAAAATCTCAACTATTTATGAAACGAAAAACTAGTCACTCAAGTTTCCGCCAGGCTAGAGCCCTAAAATTCCTGTTCAATTTCAGGCATGGGATCCTGTATTTTTTTACATGTCGATCGGTGGAACTGGTATTAGGTAGTCTCAatttaacacatttttattAACGGTGTTATAAATCAGTATGCATGTATGCTGTTCGCATGCAGAAAAAGCTGTTGGACCATGCAGAAAACACGTCCTGCTTCCAGCTATAAATCGTTTCATATGCTCAGTTGCTCCTTCGATAGTAAGAAGTAGTGATTCATGAAATGAAAACCACGGTGTAAATGTACTGTACTGCGTAAAAATACCTGGGATGCTATTTGGTAATTGTACTGTCCAATatgtttgttgtgtaaatgtcaAAAAACGTAATTAATACTTGGTGGTAGCATAATGTACAAAAACAATGGCCATATGGGTGGTTGTCTTCGtgatatttaaatatgttgatatGTTTTCTACTGCCTACGTGTACAGTTGTGAATATGTGAGAATAcgaataaaatataatattaaAGTGAAAATTATGCAGTCTTTCTCAGTTTCTAGGTTGATAGTGAAATGTGTCATCATTTATAAAATGTTCACATTGCATGTTTAAGCACCTCACCTGCATTAATGATTGACTGATGCATGGAAATACTGATTGCAATTGGTGTGCGGGAGGTGAAGAGCAAGGGCATATAAGAGCTGCCCAGAGGCCACGTCAGCCCCACTTGCCAACATGAGGGTCTTCCTGCTTTTGGGACTGGTCGCCGTCGCCCTGGCCGACATCGCTCGCTTTGATGGGTAACATTTCCCAATCTTATGAGGAAAagatcattctttttttttcttgggtgTGAGACATGCTGAGCAAATCATAGTTAATCATACTGTGACAACTGCCTGGGATCCATCATGGGGGCGTAGGATTCTGATCTAGTTCAATTAGCCTCCCATCAAGTCAGAGCATTGCAATTTTCCATGTGCCGGCAAACAAAGTTGTCATCGTGGAGCTTTTTCACCCCCTCTGTGACACAGTTTATCATTGTCGTTGAAATGCATTGCATCATACTGAGAGCCGTTTGTTGTATTTTACGGTCAATACCAATGAAAGTTGAGCATTACCACCTTCTCAAAGGCAGAATTTGTATTGGCTTTCACCTCGTGGAAAAACTTAGCTTGCATCTCTAAGGTTCTGAGATAATGTTAATTATAACTCTAAATGGCCCATAGAAGTAAATTCTGTAGGACCGTGAATATCCTAATTAGTTGGAAATCAGCTcacatgcaacacaaatgaagagaATAGATGGACAGCCGAATACGGTCCTTAACAATTTTTTCCCCTTGAAGAGACCAAGTATTGCGGCTGAAACCAGTGTATGATGAACATGTTACGATCATCCAGGAATTGGCACAAACCATAGAGGTATACCTTTGATACTGAACGTACCTTCATCCGTGGCGTATTGTAGTATTAGCTCAATTGTCATTTTGTAGCTCGACTTCTGGAGCCCCGAGAGCGCGGAGTTGGTGACCACAGACATCGACGTGGACATTCATGTACCCGCCTTGTACCAGGAAATGGTGCACACCATGCTGCTGCAAAGTAACATGAAGCATGAGTAAGTTATAAGACTTCATTATAATTTCTACATAAGCATGAATTAATTCACCCAGTACCAAAGGATAGTCACTCAGGATGTTTCAGACCTTTTGTAAAGGGAAAATCCACTTATGTCTACCGATTATCGATAATAGACTGAAAATATTTTCTGTTCTGTTAATGTTCTGACAGGGTCCTGATTGACGACCTGCAAGCTGCTGTTGAGGAACAGACGGATAATCAGCCTTCACCTAGAAGCCACAGCTACACCAAGTACAACAGCTGGGACAAAGTAAGAGGAAATGGCagctattagaaaaaaagcaatAGAAGCAGGATCTCTTTTTATTGCGGAAGACCAAAACAGGAGCCTCATTAAATATAGTTTTGTTTGTAGGTCCAGGCATGGATTGCATCGATTTCCTCCTCCAACTCCAATCTGATTAGTAAACAAGTGATTGGGAATACCTACGAGGGACGCCCCATGACACTCCTTAAGGTATCCATTaaggcacaggtgtcaaaccgattccagaaagggccaagtgggtgcaggtttgctttccaaccaaagaagaggacaccttttcaccaatcagatcttttacatgtgtaatcagttaaactttgtcaggtgctgcttgttttagtaggaagttcattggttaaactctctgcacggtatcggttggaacaaaatccagcacccacttggccctttctggaatcggtttgacacctgtgcattAAGGCCTTGTTTTGGCAAATCGTTGGAACAAATAATTGAACATGTTTGCATTTGACATTTGTTTGCCATCCCAGCTTGGTAAGAAAAGCAGCTCCACCAAGCCAGCCATCTTCATGGACTGCGGCATCCATGCTAGAGAGTGGATCTCCCCTGCTTTCTGCCAGTGGTTTGTCAAGGAGGTAGGAGACAAAAAACTTgtgttgagagaaaaaaaaaaaaaaaaaaaaacgttttcccaagacatttattttctacagGCTCTGTCCACCTATGGCAAAGATTCTCAAATGACCAGCCTTCTCAACCAGATGGATGTCTACGTCCTTCCTGTCTTCAACATTGATGGCTACGACTACACTCATAAGAGTGTAATGAGACTATGCCACCGTGCGGTGAAGCTCACATCGAAAAGCATGACTGATTGTGTTTGCGCTGTTCGCTTTTTAGAACAGGATGTGGAGAAAAACTCGCTCTAGGAGATCTGGATCGGGCTGCATCGGTGCTGATCCCAACAGGAACTGGAACGCTGGCTGGTGCAGTAAGTAGGATGAAGGTTTTGGATACACACATTATACGTTTTTTCAGTAGACACCAACTATTTTCATACAAGCACATATTTACTGCCTCTCTAAACTACTGGAAAATAACCCCAAGGTCATCATTCTAGCAATTGGAGCCTCGAGCAGCCCCTGCAGCGACACCTTCTGCGGCTACAGACCTGAGTCTGAAATTGAGGTCAAGAATGTGGCCGACTTTATCCGCAGGAACAAGTCCGCCATCAAGGCCTACATCACCATCCATTCTTACTCGCAGCTGCTCCTCTTCCCCTACTCGTACACCTACGACCATGCCCCGCACCACAATGAGCTGGTCAGTATGCCAGATGTCCTAGTAGAAACCACTTTACCAGGGTGTTAGAACAACTTTAGCTGTCACTGCACCACTTGAGGCCCTCAGCGGGGAGGATTAAGTGAGTTAACACTCGCAACCCGTCTCCAGTGCTCACACGTTTTTTAGCATCCTCATGTG from Corythoichthys intestinalis isolate RoL2023-P3 chromosome 20, ASM3026506v1, whole genome shotgun sequence includes the following:
- the cpb1 gene encoding carboxypeptidase B, which encodes MRVFLLLGLVAVALADIARFDGDQVLRLKPVYDEHVTIIQELAQTIELDFWSPESAELVTTDIDVDIHVPALYQEMVHTMLLQSNMKHEVLIDDLQAAVEEQTDNQPSPRSHSYTKYNSWDKVQAWIASISSSNSNLISKQVIGNTYEGRPMTLLKLGKKSSSTKPAIFMDCGIHAREWISPAFCQWFVKEALSTYGKDSQMTSLLNQMDVYVLPVFNIDGYDYTHKSNRMWRKTRSRRSGSGCIGADPNRNWNAGWCTIGASSSPCSDTFCGYRPESEIEVKNVADFIRRNKSAIKAYITIHSYSQLLLFPYSYTYDHAPHHNELMKIAQGASSALRRLYGTRYTSGPGAATIYPAAGGSDDWAYDLGIKYSFTFELRDTGRYGFLLPESQIKPTCEETMLAVKYIAGYVQKNLY